A genomic segment from Paenibacillus sp. FSL K6-1096 encodes:
- a CDS encoding AraC family transcriptional regulator has protein sequence MEWLIRMKNALDYMELKMTDTLRIEEVAEVAFVSPFHFQRMFSMLTGFTVADYIRKRRLTLAAQELAMSKVRVLDVALKYGYDSPESFARAFRKTHGITPSAARKPGVQLKAFPRISFHLSLKGDQDMDYKIVDKPAFTVIGKSIEVTTRDGENLRRIPQFWDECNEDGTSDKLIELSASGKWLGICMCMDMEKEMLTYWIGVEGTPETDAQGYETAVVPATSWAVFRSEGALPHAIQGVWQRIYQEWFPGTGYQHTGGPEFELYPPGDTTSGDYVCEVWIPVKK, from the coding sequence TTGGAATGGCTGATCCGAATGAAGAATGCGCTGGACTATATGGAGCTGAAAATGACGGACACTCTGCGCATTGAGGAAGTGGCTGAAGTGGCCTTTGTCTCACCCTTCCACTTCCAGCGCATGTTCAGTATGCTGACCGGCTTCACCGTGGCCGACTATATCCGCAAACGCAGATTGACGCTGGCTGCCCAGGAGCTGGCCATGTCCAAGGTTCGTGTGCTGGATGTGGCGCTGAAATACGGATATGACTCGCCGGAATCCTTCGCCAGGGCGTTCCGCAAAACCCATGGGATTACCCCTTCGGCAGCGCGTAAGCCCGGCGTCCAGCTCAAAGCCTTCCCCCGCATCTCATTCCACCTATCATTGAAGGGAGATCAGGACATGGACTACAAAATCGTGGATAAACCAGCTTTTACCGTTATCGGCAAATCAATCGAGGTAACCACCCGTGACGGGGAGAATCTCCGCAGAATCCCGCAGTTCTGGGACGAATGCAATGAGGACGGCACTTCCGATAAGCTGATTGAGCTTAGTGCCTCCGGCAAATGGCTTGGCATCTGTATGTGTATGGATATGGAGAAGGAAATGCTGACCTACTGGATCGGGGTGGAAGGAACGCCGGAGACGGACGCTCAGGGGTATGAGACGGCAGTCGTTCCGGCCACCAGTTGGGCGGTCTTCCGGTCCGAGGGTGCTTTGCCGCATGCGATTCAAGGGGTGTGGCAGCGGATCTACCAGGAATGGTTCCCGGGAACGGGGTATCAGCATACCGGCGGGCCTGAGTTCGAGCTGTACCCGCCCGGCGATACGACATCCGGGGATTATGTCTGTGAAGTATGGATTCCGGTGAAGAAATAA
- a CDS encoding alpha-glucosidase, protein MKRAFWKEAVVYQIYPRSFQDSNGDGIGDLRGILSRLDYLQKLGVDVVWLSPVYKSPNDDNGYDISDYEDIMDEFGTMRDWEELLAGLHERGMKLMMDLVINHSSDEHAWFAESRSSKDNPYRDYYIWRPGGPDGALPNNWSSIFSGPAWELDETTGEYYLHLFSRKQPDLNWDNPKLREALYKMIAFWLDKGVDGLRMDVINLISKVEGLPSVQHEDLAPGELTGGGEYYMNGPRVHEYLQEMNREVLSRYDVMTVGETPGATVEDAILYTGEDRHELQMVFQFEHMDVDSGQGGKWNVVPWTLKGLRDILHKWQVGLADKGWNSLYLNNHDQPRMVSRFGNDGKYRVQSAKMLATLLHTLKGTPYIYQGEEIGMTNVKFSGLEDYKDIEILNMYREKVTEGGEDHDTILQAIHAKGRDNARTPMQWDASANAGFTTGTPWLKLNPRYTEINVEQALADPDSVFYYYQQLIRLRKQHLIMVYGDYELLLPEHEYIYAYTRTLEGEKWLILLNFSDTPQTADLTEELNTVTATIISNYPEEPAAMDRSTLRPYEARVCRIG, encoded by the coding sequence CCCGGCTGGATTATCTGCAGAAGCTGGGCGTTGATGTCGTCTGGCTGTCGCCGGTCTACAAATCACCGAACGATGACAATGGTTACGACATTAGCGACTATGAGGATATTATGGATGAATTCGGCACCATGCGGGACTGGGAGGAGCTGCTCGCCGGACTGCACGAACGCGGCATGAAGCTGATGATGGACCTCGTCATTAACCATTCCTCGGACGAGCACGCCTGGTTCGCGGAATCCCGCTCCTCCAAGGATAATCCCTACCGCGATTATTACATCTGGCGTCCCGGCGGGCCGGACGGCGCACTGCCGAATAACTGGAGCTCCATCTTCAGCGGACCGGCCTGGGAGCTGGACGAGACCACCGGCGAATATTATCTTCACCTGTTCTCGCGCAAGCAGCCGGATCTGAACTGGGATAATCCTAAGCTGCGGGAAGCCCTCTACAAAATGATCGCCTTCTGGCTGGACAAGGGCGTGGACGGGCTGCGGATGGATGTGATCAACCTGATCTCCAAGGTGGAGGGCCTGCCTTCGGTGCAGCATGAGGACCTCGCGCCAGGCGAGCTGACGGGCGGCGGAGAGTACTACATGAACGGACCCCGGGTCCATGAATATCTGCAGGAGATGAACCGCGAGGTGCTCTCCCGCTATGATGTTATGACCGTTGGGGAGACCCCGGGAGCTACCGTAGAAGATGCCATTCTCTACACAGGCGAAGACCGTCATGAGCTGCAAATGGTGTTCCAGTTTGAGCATATGGACGTGGATTCCGGCCAAGGCGGCAAGTGGAATGTGGTACCGTGGACGCTGAAGGGGCTGCGGGATATTTTGCATAAATGGCAGGTGGGGCTTGCAGACAAGGGCTGGAACAGTCTCTATCTCAACAACCACGATCAGCCGCGGATGGTCTCCCGGTTCGGCAATGACGGCAAATACCGCGTGCAATCGGCCAAAATGCTGGCCACCCTGCTGCACACGCTCAAAGGCACGCCTTACATCTATCAAGGTGAGGAAATCGGCATGACCAATGTGAAGTTCTCCGGGCTGGAGGACTATAAGGACATTGAGATTCTCAATATGTACCGGGAAAAGGTGACCGAAGGCGGCGAGGACCACGACACCATTCTGCAGGCGATTCATGCCAAAGGCCGCGACAACGCCCGCACTCCGATGCAGTGGGACGCTTCGGCGAATGCCGGCTTCACCACCGGGACCCCATGGCTAAAGCTCAACCCCCGGTATACGGAGATCAATGTGGAGCAGGCGCTGGCTGATCCCGACTCAGTATTTTACTATTATCAGCAGTTGATTCGTCTGCGCAAGCAGCATCTGATTATGGTCTATGGCGATTATGAGCTGCTGCTGCCGGAGCATGAATATATCTATGCCTATACCCGCACCCTGGAAGGGGAAAAGTGGCTGATTCTGCTTAACTTCAGCGATACCCCGCAGACGGCTGACTTAACGGAGGAGCTGAATACCGTCACCGCAACGATTATCAGCAATTACCCCGAAGAGCCGGCAGCCATGGACCGCAGCACCCTCCGCCCTTACGAGGCCAGAGTCTGCCGGATCGGGTAG